The Ranitomeya variabilis isolate aRanVar5 chromosome 7, aRanVar5.hap1, whole genome shotgun sequence genome includes a window with the following:
- the LOC143785152 gene encoding taste receptor type 2 member 4-like, with protein MNFPLWFSFMLFGVLESLVGLILNSFIVVFNIKVLRIGNEVNPSALLHFLMGVTNILLLTLMFPQVMIIVVFRHVFFYQGVQEFFFILVTVLMYFQYWLNSWLCLFYFTSTTTFSHRFIVWSKRNIPRFLPYLLSISAVLSFATGVLFIPDGINQPQPSGNVTLDFALPGYTYSTLHMMLFTFLCCWPPFIISFLSAGFTASFLLTHIRNMKQGVLGFTRPQMKIYVNAVRTMTFLILLSVSYYLVVIWCVAIPFKLDDLHLVNGLFGVSYPTIEVAIIIQSNSKLRKMLQSWCSSTCRKMRNEVSLGCIR; from the coding sequence ATGAATTTTCCTTTGTGGTTCTCCTTTATGCTCTTCGGTGTTCTGGAGAGTCTGGTTGGATTGATTTTAAACTCTTTCATTGTAGTTTTCAATATAAAAGTCTTAAGAATTGGAAATGAAGTGAACCCGTCCGCTCTGCTCCATTTCCTCATGGGTGTGACTAATATACTTCTCCTGACTTTAATGTTCCCCCAGGTGATGATCATTGTGGTCTTCAGACATGTCTTCTTCTACCAAGGAGTGCAGGAATTTTTCTTCATCCTCGTAACTGTCCTCATGTATTTCCAGTACTGGCTCAACTCCTGGCTCTGTCTCTTCTACTTTACCAGCACGACAACCTTCAGCCACAGGTTCATTGTTTGGTCAAAGAGAAATATTCCACGGTTCCTACCATATCTTCTCTCAATATCAGCAGTTCTGTCGTTTGCTACAGGCGTCCTGTTTATACCAGATGGAATTAACCAACCACAACCTTCTGGGAACGTTACCCTGGACTTCGCTCTCCCTGGATACACCTACAGTACTCTGCACATGATGCTGTTCACCTTCCTTTGTTGCTGGCCACCCTTCATCATTAGTTTCCTCTCAGCTGGATTCACTGCTTCATTTCTGCTAACTCACATTCGGAACATGAAACAAGGAGTGTTGGGCTTTACCCGCCCTCAGATGAAGATCTACGTGAATGCCGTCAGGACAATGACTTTTCTTATTCTGCTTTCTGTATCTTATTATTTGGTGGTCATATGGTGTGTAGCAATTCCTTTTAAATTGGATGATCTGCATTTAGTGAACGGGCTTTTTGGGGTGTCCTACCCAACAATAGAAGTCGCCATCATCATCCAGTCCAACTCAAAGCTTAGAAAGATGCTTCAGAGCTGGTGCTCATCTACCTGTAGGAAAATGCGAAATGAGGTCAGTCTAGGATGTATTAGATGA